Proteins from one Moritella sp. F3 genomic window:
- a CDS encoding methyl-accepting chemotaxis protein, with amino-acid sequence MLKNVSIAKKINLALSSLFILILAISALSQSKQETALVLSILEQQAHEQADTYFDSLNTMMLTGSIGQRETLRHKMLENDNIADIRIVRADKVNQLYGLGLASEQVKDDFDRRALAGEDITQVISTQQGDTLLITKPLIASKNYRGTDCTACHNAKEGDVLGAVRLEYSLSHFYEQVQQNILRSSAILAVVLFAGLLLTLFIIRKVILKPISELTDSMELASDTQDVTTLIEVKSQDEIGRMVTAFNYMMSNFHYSLTHVLNTAEQLENISTKLSTASTQTYNSANQQKQEAATINASIATMQTQVEDIKTKATMTTAASTQAALQTDKGNILASATIDEITILTTQLDHVVDKMHQLGEQTNNVTKILGVINSISEQTNLLALNAAIEAARAGESGRGFAVVAEEVRALAIKTNNSTKEIQTIVGSLIETSNSSFAAMDTAKVTAAEGAIKVSQLADMLNEIAREMQEINQLNDSVSESSTTQQELTTDIQHNIEMIAVHSDETTVVATHASSISQDLLSHSTELLTKVKEFKLS; translated from the coding sequence ATGTTAAAAAATGTCTCTATAGCTAAAAAAATAAACCTCGCACTGAGCAGTTTGTTTATCCTGATCCTCGCTATTTCTGCGTTATCACAAAGTAAGCAAGAAACAGCCTTAGTTTTATCTATTCTAGAGCAGCAAGCCCATGAACAAGCCGATACTTACTTTGATAGTTTAAATACCATGATGTTAACCGGCAGCATTGGTCAACGTGAAACCTTGCGCCATAAGATGCTAGAGAACGATAACATTGCTGATATCCGTATTGTCAGAGCAGATAAAGTCAATCAATTGTATGGTCTAGGTTTAGCCAGCGAGCAAGTCAAAGATGATTTTGATCGCCGAGCACTCGCAGGTGAAGATATCACCCAAGTAATTAGCACCCAACAAGGCGATACCTTGTTAATCACTAAACCACTTATTGCATCAAAAAATTACCGCGGCACTGATTGCACAGCTTGTCACAATGCCAAAGAAGGTGATGTACTCGGCGCAGTCAGACTCGAATATTCTCTAAGCCACTTCTACGAACAGGTACAACAAAATATTTTACGCTCGAGTGCTATTTTAGCAGTGGTATTATTTGCCGGTTTACTATTAACCTTGTTCATTATTCGTAAAGTGATCCTCAAGCCAATTAGCGAACTCACTGATAGTATGGAGCTCGCCAGTGATACCCAAGATGTTACAACCCTGATTGAAGTCAAAAGCCAGGATGAAATTGGCCGAATGGTGACCGCGTTTAATTACATGATGAGTAATTTTCATTACAGCCTCACCCATGTGCTCAATACTGCCGAGCAACTAGAAAATATCTCAACCAAGCTAAGTACCGCATCAACGCAAACTTATAATTCAGCGAATCAACAGAAACAAGAAGCCGCAACCATTAACGCTAGTATCGCCACCATGCAAACTCAGGTTGAAGATATTAAGACCAAAGCAACAATGACCACAGCAGCATCGACACAAGCAGCATTACAAACAGATAAAGGCAATATTTTAGCCTCTGCCACCATTGATGAAATAACTATACTTACAACACAGCTTGATCATGTCGTCGATAAAATGCATCAACTCGGTGAGCAAACCAATAACGTCACCAAAATTTTAGGGGTGATAAACTCTATTTCAGAGCAAACCAATTTATTGGCATTGAATGCCGCTATTGAAGCGGCTCGCGCTGGTGAAAGTGGACGTGGTTTTGCGGTTGTGGCAGAAGAAGTACGGGCATTAGCGATTAAAACGAATAACTCAACCAAAGAAATACAAACAATTGTCGGCTCATTGATTGAAACATCAAACAGCTCATTTGCAGCGATGGATACAGCTAAAGTAACAGCGGCAGAAGGCGCGATCAAAGTATCGCAACTAGCAGACATGTTAAATGAGATTGCACGGGAAATGCAGGAAATTAATCAGCTCAACGATTCCGTCAGCGAATCATCAACGACGCAACAAGAACTGACCACAGATATTCAGCATAATATTGAAATGATTGCTGTCCACTCGGACGAAACAACGGTAGTAGCAACCCATGCAAGTAGTATCAGCCAAGACTTACTCAGCCATTCAACTGAACTACTTACAAAAGTAAAAGAATTTAAATTAAGCTAA